A section of the Halostella salina genome encodes:
- a CDS encoding helix-turn-helix domain-containing protein produces MADSEPPRNMGELLETADPEFREVMTCVFDIQAHETRTYLALLDHPGSTVEELADELDRDRSNVNRSLTTLMEKGLAERERRLLDPGGYVYQYTATPLPEAKTRLHDALDEWTERVHAAIDGFGDE; encoded by the coding sequence ATGGCCGACTCCGAGCCCCCGCGGAACATGGGCGAATTGCTGGAGACAGCCGACCCCGAGTTCCGCGAGGTCATGACCTGCGTGTTCGACATCCAGGCCCACGAGACGCGGACGTACCTCGCGCTGCTGGACCACCCCGGCAGCACCGTCGAGGAACTGGCCGACGAACTCGACCGGGACCGGAGCAACGTGAACCGGTCGCTGACGACGCTCATGGAGAAGGGGCTGGCCGAGCGCGAGCGCCGCCTGCTGGACCCCGGCGGCTACGTGTACCAGTACACCGCCACCCCGCTTCCCGAGGCGAAGACACGGCTCCACGACGCCCTGGACGAGTGGACCGAGCGCGTCCACGCCGCCATCGACGGGTTCGGCGACGAGTAG
- a CDS encoding histidine kinase, protein MAQQTATERSTDTETTVAAWQAGVLAGIGGGFVMGIMLTMQMTPVIENAIPALWGLSGGAAGWTIHMANSAVLGVVFAAIAGTAALSDYGDSVGTSALVGVAYGVVLWVVLAAVVMPVWLDAVGFGAVPPLPNFNPMSLVGHVVYGAVTGALYPLIR, encoded by the coding sequence ATGGCACAGCAGACAGCCACCGAACGAAGCACCGACACGGAAACGACGGTCGCCGCGTGGCAGGCCGGCGTCCTCGCGGGCATCGGCGGCGGGTTCGTGATGGGGATCATGCTGACGATGCAGATGACGCCGGTCATCGAGAATGCCATCCCCGCGCTGTGGGGGCTTTCAGGCGGGGCAGCGGGATGGACGATTCACATGGCGAACTCGGCCGTCTTAGGGGTCGTCTTCGCCGCGATAGCGGGCACTGCGGCGCTGTCCGACTACGGCGACTCGGTCGGGACGAGCGCGCTCGTCGGCGTCGCCTACGGCGTCGTGCTGTGGGTCGTCCTCGCGGCGGTCGTGATGCCAGTCTGGCTCGACGCCGTCGGGTTCGGCGCGGTACCGCCGCTGCCGAACTTCAACCCGATGAGCCTCGTCGGCCACGTCGTCTACGGGGCCGTGACCGGCGCGCTGTACCCGCTGATCCGGTAG
- the argF gene encoding ornithine carbamoyltransferase → MTDNYLDVDDLTPDELTAVLDRGAAYKEQLAAGEPHRDLPERTLGMLFQKPSTRTRVSFETGMTQLGGHAVFLGENDIQLGRGEPLKDTARALSGYVDALMARVFKHHNVEVLAEYADVPVVNGLTDDAHPCQTLADLLTIRETEGGFDGVSAAWVGDGNNVAQSFALGCALTDIDLTVATPEGYGIDDDVVERARDLGGDPTVTDDPVAAVEDADVIYTDVWISMGQEDERDVRMTDFEGFQVNEDLLAGAAPDASVMHCLPAHRGEEITDAVIESDRSLVWRQAENRMHAQKGLLAHLLDA, encoded by the coding sequence ATGACCGACAACTACCTCGACGTCGACGACCTGACCCCGGACGAACTGACGGCCGTCCTCGACAGGGGGGCGGCGTACAAGGAGCAACTCGCCGCGGGCGAACCGCACCGCGACCTGCCGGAGCGGACCCTCGGCATGCTGTTCCAGAAGCCCTCGACGCGAACCCGGGTCTCCTTCGAGACGGGGATGACGCAACTGGGTGGCCACGCCGTGTTCCTCGGCGAGAACGACATCCAGCTCGGCCGCGGCGAGCCGCTGAAGGACACCGCCCGAGCGCTGTCGGGCTACGTCGACGCGCTGATGGCCCGCGTGTTCAAGCACCACAACGTCGAGGTGCTGGCCGAGTACGCCGACGTGCCCGTGGTCAACGGGCTGACCGACGACGCCCACCCGTGCCAGACGCTCGCGGACCTGCTGACGATCCGCGAGACGGAGGGCGGCTTCGACGGCGTCTCGGCGGCGTGGGTCGGCGACGGGAACAACGTCGCCCAGTCGTTCGCGCTCGGCTGTGCGCTGACCGATATCGACCTCACCGTCGCCACGCCCGAGGGGTACGGGATCGACGACGACGTGGTCGAGCGCGCCCGCGACCTCGGCGGCGACCCGACGGTGACCGACGACCCGGTCGCGGCCGTCGAGGACGCTGACGTGATCTACACCGACGTGTGGATCAGCATGGGCCAGGAGGACGAGCGCGACGTGCGGATGACCGACTTCGAGGGGTTCCAGGTGAACGAGGACCTGCTCGCGGGCGCAGCGCCGGACGCGTCGGTGATGCACTGTCTCCCCGCGCACCGCGGCGAGGAGATCACCGACGCCGTCATCGAGAGCGACCGCTCGCTGGTGTGGCGACAGGCGGAAAACCGAATGCACGCCCAGAAGGGGCTGCTCGCGCACCTGCTCGACGCGTAG
- a CDS encoding [LysW]-lysine hydrolase: protein MSATAAVPDDEARDLLVDLVSIPSPTGEEAEAAEHLADFFEAHGRDVWIDEVGNVRAPADDAVLLTSHIDTVPGEIPVEVDDDGNLWGRGSVDATGPLAAMAAAAVRTGVSFVGVVGEETNSRGARHLVADRDAPDAVINGEPSGWDGITLGYRGFLAGTYVATSESGHTSRPEANAIQDGIRWWSRVEDAFEPDEWVPVFEQVTTKPVSFDGGFTADGLSVEATMDVQLRIPPEQTAEAVREVADGELESGTVTWEEPIPPVMENPRNDVARAFRAAIRDADGDPRLLRKTGTSDMNLYARAWDCPMATYGPGDSDLDHAPNEHLSLSEFDRAVAVLERVADRLQS, encoded by the coding sequence ATGAGCGCAACCGCCGCCGTCCCCGACGACGAGGCCCGCGACCTGCTCGTCGACCTCGTCTCGATCCCCTCGCCGACGGGCGAGGAGGCCGAGGCGGCCGAGCACCTCGCCGACTTCTTCGAGGCCCACGGCCGCGACGTGTGGATCGACGAGGTCGGCAACGTCCGCGCGCCCGCCGACGACGCCGTCCTGCTGACCTCGCATATCGACACCGTGCCCGGCGAGATCCCCGTCGAGGTGGACGATGACGGGAACCTCTGGGGGCGCGGCTCCGTCGACGCCACCGGCCCGCTCGCGGCGATGGCCGCTGCGGCGGTGCGGACGGGCGTCTCCTTCGTCGGCGTCGTGGGCGAGGAGACGAACTCGCGGGGGGCGCGCCACCTCGTCGCCGACCGCGACGCGCCCGACGCCGTGATCAACGGCGAGCCGAGCGGCTGGGACGGCATCACGCTCGGCTATCGGGGCTTCCTCGCGGGCACGTACGTCGCTACCAGCGAGTCCGGCCACACGTCCCGTCCCGAGGCAAACGCCATCCAGGACGGCATCCGCTGGTGGTCCCGGGTCGAGGACGCGTTCGAACCGGACGAGTGGGTGCCCGTCTTCGAGCAGGTGACCACGAAACCGGTCTCCTTCGACGGCGGGTTCACCGCCGACGGCCTCTCCGTCGAGGCGACGATGGACGTGCAGCTCCGGATCCCGCCCGAGCAGACCGCCGAGGCCGTCCGCGAGGTTGCGGACGGCGAACTGGAGTCGGGCACCGTCACCTGGGAGGAGCCGATCCCGCCGGTGATGGAGAACCCCCGGAACGACGTGGCGCGGGCGTTCCGCGCCGCGATCCGCGACGCGGACGGCGACCCCCGACTGCTCCGCAAGACCGGCACGAGCGACATGAACCTCTACGCACGGGCCTGGGACTGCCCGATGGCGACGTACGGCCCGGGCGATTCCGACCTCGACCACGCGCCGAACGAACATCTGTCGCTGTCCGAGTTCGACCGCGCCGTCGCGGTGCTCGAACGCGTCGCTGACCGCTTGCAGTCGTGA
- the serA gene encoding phosphoglycerate dehydrogenase, which translates to MKVLVTDPIADAGLERLREAGHEVVTAYDVEGDELLDAVADANGLIVRSGTEVTEDVFAAAEELVIVGRAGIGVDNIDIDAATEHGVIVANAPEGNVRAAAEHTVAMAFASARSIPQAHVRLKAGEWAKGDYLGTEVNGKTLGVVGLGRVGQEVAKKLDSLGMDLVAFDPYISEERADQLGAELVDLDGCLDRADFLTVHTPLTPETENMIGEEELAQLEGGYLVNCARGGVVDEDALAAAVEDGVLAGAAVDVFADEPVSPDNPLLDVEDVIVTPHLGASTEAAQENVAVSTADQVVAAFDEEPVVNALNAPSIDESAFPRVEPYIGLAETAGKIAAQLFDGRIAEVEVRYEGDIAEEDVELVTASGLKGVFQPLEWQVNAVNAPQIAEERGIEVTESKTRQAEDFQSLVTVTVTDGEEKISVDGTLFADDDARIVRVDGYRVDAIPGGQMMVARNTDEPGVIGLIGSVMGDHDVNIAGMYNARETIGGEALTVYNVDSPVPDAAFETLEADDRIIEVRYIQLNGVEE; encoded by the coding sequence ATGAAGGTACTCGTCACCGACCCGATCGCCGACGCGGGCCTCGAACGGCTCCGCGAAGCGGGCCACGAGGTCGTCACCGCCTACGACGTGGAGGGCGACGAACTGCTAGACGCCGTGGCCGACGCCAACGGGCTGATCGTCCGGTCAGGTACGGAGGTCACCGAGGACGTGTTCGCGGCCGCCGAGGAACTGGTCATCGTCGGCCGAGCCGGCATCGGCGTCGACAACATCGACATCGACGCCGCGACCGAGCACGGCGTCATCGTCGCCAACGCGCCGGAGGGCAACGTCCGCGCGGCCGCCGAGCACACGGTCGCCATGGCGTTCGCCTCGGCGCGCTCGATCCCGCAGGCTCACGTCCGCCTCAAGGCCGGCGAGTGGGCGAAAGGCGACTACCTCGGCACCGAGGTCAACGGCAAGACGCTGGGCGTCGTCGGCCTCGGCCGCGTCGGCCAGGAGGTCGCCAAGAAGCTGGACTCGCTGGGGATGGACCTGGTCGCGTTCGACCCCTACATCAGCGAGGAGCGCGCCGACCAGCTCGGCGCTGAACTGGTCGACCTGGACGGCTGTCTCGACCGCGCCGACTTCCTGACGGTTCACACGCCGCTGACCCCCGAGACCGAGAACATGATCGGCGAGGAAGAGCTGGCACAGCTGGAGGGCGGCTACCTCGTCAACTGCGCCCGCGGCGGCGTCGTCGACGAGGACGCGCTCGCGGCGGCCGTCGAGGACGGCGTCCTCGCCGGGGCCGCAGTCGACGTGTTCGCCGACGAGCCGGTGTCGCCGGACAATCCCCTGCTCGACGTGGAGGACGTGATCGTCACGCCCCACCTCGGCGCGTCGACGGAGGCCGCCCAGGAGAACGTCGCCGTCTCGACGGCCGACCAGGTGGTCGCCGCGTTCGACGAGGAGCCGGTCGTCAACGCCCTGAACGCCCCCTCGATCGACGAGAGCGCGTTCCCGCGCGTCGAGCCGTACATCGGCCTCGCGGAGACCGCCGGCAAGATCGCCGCACAGCTGTTCGACGGCCGGATCGCCGAGGTCGAGGTGCGCTACGAGGGCGACATCGCCGAGGAGGACGTGGAACTCGTGACGGCGAGCGGCCTCAAGGGCGTGTTCCAGCCCCTGGAGTGGCAGGTCAACGCCGTCAACGCGCCCCAGATCGCCGAGGAGCGCGGCATCGAGGTGACCGAGTCCAAGACCCGGCAGGCCGAGGACTTCCAGAGCCTCGTCACCGTGACGGTCACCGACGGCGAGGAGAAGATCAGCGTCGACGGGACGCTCTTCGCCGACGACGACGCCCGCATCGTCCGGGTCGACGGCTACCGCGTCGACGCCATCCCCGGCGGGCAGATGATGGTCGCGCGCAACACCGACGAGCCGGGCGTCATCGGCCTCATCGGCAGCGTGATGGGCGACCACGACGTGAACATCGCCGGGATGTACAACGCCCGCGAGACCATCGGCGGCGAGGCGCTGACCGTGTACAACGTGGACAGCCCCGTCCCCGACGCGGCGTTCGAGACGCTGGAGGCCGACGACCGCATCATCGAGGTGCGCTACATCCAGCTGAACGGCGTCGAGGAGTAG
- the thrC gene encoding threonine synthase translates to MSSMTLSAAAEAVPDEATDGVWLACIECGESFAPFSAIRYRCDDCDGLLEARYADPPTFDEFEGRGVWRYSAALPFAEGVTLPEGSTPLHEVPRLEDEVGVDRLRVKHEGMNPTGSFKDRGMTVGVRVAQELGVDRLACASTGNTSAALAAYGARAGLETLVLLPAGKVAAGKVAQASLHDARILEVDGNFDACLDIVQDLAARGEAYLLNSLNPFRLEGQKTIGLEILEEFRDDESRFPDRIVLPVGNAGNTAALYKCFRELVQAGAMAEDEVPKLTGVQAEGAAPMVEAVEHGWDDTERWDEVETRATAIRIGNPVNAPKALPGIRETGGTAVAVSDEAITEAQRDLAAEGVGVEPASAASVAGLRKLREAGVVGDDEAVVCLTTGHLLKDPDAAAEAGGDPEPVPNDTDAVLEHLGE, encoded by the coding sequence ATGAGTTCCATGACCCTCTCGGCGGCGGCCGAGGCCGTCCCCGACGAGGCAACGGACGGCGTCTGGCTGGCCTGCATCGAGTGTGGCGAGTCGTTCGCCCCCTTCTCGGCGATCCGGTACCGCTGTGACGACTGCGACGGCCTGCTGGAGGCGCGCTACGCCGACCCGCCGACGTTCGACGAGTTCGAGGGTCGGGGGGTGTGGCGATACAGCGCCGCGCTCCCGTTCGCGGAGGGGGTCACCCTGCCCGAGGGGTCGACCCCCCTCCACGAGGTTCCCCGACTGGAGGACGAGGTCGGCGTCGACCGCCTCCGCGTGAAACACGAGGGGATGAACCCGACGGGCAGCTTCAAGGACCGCGGGATGACCGTCGGCGTCCGCGTCGCGCAGGAACTGGGCGTCGACCGCCTCGCCTGCGCCTCGACGGGCAACACCAGCGCCGCGCTCGCGGCGTACGGCGCGCGCGCCGGCCTTGAGACGCTCGTGCTCCTGCCCGCCGGCAAGGTCGCCGCCGGCAAGGTCGCGCAGGCGAGCCTCCACGACGCCCGCATCCTCGAAGTCGACGGCAACTTCGACGCCTGCCTCGACATCGTGCAGGACCTGGCCGCGCGCGGCGAGGCGTACCTGCTCAACTCGCTGAACCCGTTCCGGCTGGAGGGCCAGAAGACGATCGGCCTCGAAATCCTGGAGGAGTTCCGCGACGACGAGAGCCGGTTCCCCGACCGGATCGTCCTCCCGGTGGGCAACGCCGGCAACACCGCCGCGCTGTACAAGTGCTTCCGCGAACTCGTCCAGGCCGGCGCGATGGCCGAGGACGAGGTCCCCAAGCTCACCGGCGTGCAGGCCGAGGGCGCGGCCCCGATGGTGGAAGCGGTCGAGCACGGCTGGGACGACACCGAGCGCTGGGACGAGGTCGAGACCCGCGCGACGGCGATCCGGATCGGCAACCCCGTCAACGCCCCGAAGGCCCTGCCCGGCATCCGCGAGACGGGCGGCACCGCCGTCGCCGTCTCCGACGAGGCGATCACCGAGGCCCAGCGCGACCTCGCCGCGGAGGGCGTCGGCGTCGAACCGGCCAGCGCGGCGTCGGTCGCCGGCCTCCGGAAACTCCGCGAGGCGGGCGTCGTCGGCGACGACGAGGCGGTCGTCTGCCTCACGACGGGCCACCTGCTGAAGGACCCCGACGCGGCCGCCGAGGCGGGCGGCGACCCCGAACCGGTGCCGAACGACACCGACGCCGTGCTGGAGCATCTCGGCGAGTAA
- the serB gene encoding phosphoserine phosphatase SerB, with translation MTVVAFDFDGTLSDSEMTVLLGQRRAVADEMAAITERAMNDEIDYATSLRERAALLDGLPEAEAAAAFDEVTLRPGAADLIAALRDAGVHVAILTGGFERGVEAALEKEGVTVDSIVANRLPMAAGDGGRALTGEVEGPLIEGTKDDALESLVDDLGVELADTVAVGDGANDLPMLQVAGRAVGFVPKDAVRPHCDAVVARMDRLQRLLEEDGVL, from the coding sequence ATGACAGTCGTCGCCTTTGACTTCGATGGAACGCTCTCGGACTCGGAGATGACCGTCCTGCTCGGGCAGCGCCGCGCCGTGGCCGACGAGATGGCCGCGATCACCGAGCGGGCGATGAACGACGAGATCGACTACGCCACCAGCCTGCGCGAGCGCGCGGCGCTGCTCGACGGACTGCCCGAGGCCGAGGCCGCCGCGGCGTTCGACGAGGTCACCCTGCGGCCCGGCGCGGCCGACCTCATCGCGGCGCTGCGCGACGCCGGCGTCCACGTCGCCATCCTCACCGGCGGCTTCGAGCGCGGCGTCGAGGCCGCGCTGGAAAAAGAGGGCGTGACCGTCGACAGCATCGTCGCCAACCGGCTGCCGATGGCGGCGGGCGACGGCGGGCGGGCGCTCACCGGCGAGGTCGAGGGGCCGCTCATCGAGGGGACGAAGGACGACGCCCTCGAATCGCTCGTCGACGACCTGGGCGTCGAACTGGCCGACACCGTCGCCGTCGGCGACGGCGCGAACGACCTGCCGATGCTGCAGGTCGCCGGTCGGGCGGTCGGCTTCGTGCCGAAAGACGCCGTCCGGCCGCACTGCGACGCGGTCGTCGCGCGGATGGACCGCCTGCAGCGGCTACTGGAAGAGGACGGCGTGCTGTAA